A stretch of the Deferribacterota bacterium genome encodes the following:
- a CDS encoding AIR synthase-related protein, with the protein MEEGKLSYNILEKIIKTYSVQDASMVKGPGIGIDCSVFDNGRNYLVVTSDPVTYIASGKYCVNVNVNDIASMGAEPWFFLSSIVLPKGYSQKQLEVIMAEIKSECEKYNINFGGGHTEINSVVNNPVIAGFMVGYCDKDDLRGSFNAKDGDIVIITKGVSIEGTSIIAEIKKNEVLEKFGSKFLKSVVELKNKLSVLEEARIARKYANAMHDITEGGLVNGLYEIAIASNVSIDLESLPIIDVSKILCDEYNIDPLGLITAGTLVITTSNKSLKDLLDENGVDAFEIGRVVSDAKKEVRYKGKVLEMFERDEIVKLFQ; encoded by the coding sequence ATGGAAGAGGGCAAACTCTCATATAATATTCTAGAAAAGATTATTAAAACTTATAGTGTGCAAGACGCATCTATGGTTAAGGGTCCAGGTATTGGTATTGATTGCTCGGTTTTTGATAATGGCAGAAATTATTTAGTTGTGACATCTGATCCAGTAACATATATAGCCTCAGGTAAATATTGTGTTAATGTTAATGTTAACGATATTGCGTCAATGGGTGCAGAGCCGTGGTTTTTTCTCTCCAGTATTGTGCTACCAAAAGGATATAGTCAGAAACAATTAGAAGTTATTATGGCTGAGATAAAAAGTGAATGCGAGAAATATAATATTAATTTTGGTGGAGGTCATACTGAGATAAATTCTGTTGTAAACAACCCAGTAATTGCTGGTTTTATGGTAGGTTATTGTGATAAAGATGATTTAAGAGGATCCTTTAATGCAAAGGATGGTGATATAGTAATTATAACTAAAGGTGTAAGTATAGAGGGTACCTCAATAATTGCTGAAATTAAGAAAAATGAAGTATTAGAAAAGTTTGGTTCTAAATTTTTAAAAAGTGTGGTTGAATTAAAGAATAAATTGTCTGTTTTAGAAGAAGCTAGAATTGCTAGGAAATATGCAAATGCTATGCATGATATAACAGAGGGTGGATTGGTTAATGGGCTTTATGAAATAGCAATAGCTTCAAATGTTTCTATCGATTTAGAGAGTTTGCCAATAATAGATGTTTCAAAGATACTTTGTGATGAATATAATATTGATCCTTTAGGGCTTATAACAGCTGGGACACTTGTTATAACAACATCTAATAAATCTCTAAAAGATTTATTAGATGAAAATGGGGTAGATGCTTTCGAGATAGGACGAGTAGTTAGTGATGCTAAAAAGGAAGTCAGGTATAAGGGTAAGGTGTTGGAAATGTTTGAAAGAGATGAAATAGTAAAATTATTTCAATGA
- a CDS encoding 6-phosphofructokinase, translating to MRIGILTGGGDCPGLNPVIRAVVRQSINNGDNVLGIKYGWKGLLDKEFEELDLEKISGILPRGGTILRTSRTNPYKKEDGPERIKNNFNELGLDALIAVGGEDTLGVAYKLYKDIDLKVVGVPKTIDNDLSATDFTFGFDTSINIVTECIDRLHTTAESHNRIMIVEVMGRHAGWIATYGGLAGGADYILIPEIPIDIDDVVESIKRRHKRGKDFSIIVVAEGATFKEGTHFVQEKEVDEFGHVKLGGIGNTLGDLLKERLHYDIRVVVLGHIQRGGAPSAFDRILATRFGIKAYELVKDGKFGHMCALSGNKIIDVPLERAVNALKTVDMDIYNMSKIFFG from the coding sequence ATGAGAATAGGCATATTAACTGGCGGTGGGGATTGCCCTGGTTTAAACCCTGTAATTAGAGCTGTTGTTAGGCAATCTATAAATAATGGTGATAATGTATTAGGTATTAAATATGGCTGGAAAGGGTTGTTAGATAAAGAATTTGAAGAACTAGACCTTGAGAAAATATCAGGGATATTACCACGGGGTGGAACAATCTTGAGGACTTCACGAACCAATCCCTATAAAAAAGAAGATGGTCCAGAAAGAATAAAAAATAATTTTAATGAACTAGGTTTAGATGCCTTAATTGCTGTAGGTGGTGAAGATACCCTTGGGGTTGCCTACAAATTATATAAAGATATCGATTTAAAAGTCGTAGGTGTTCCTAAAACTATTGATAATGATTTATCTGCAACTGATTTTACATTTGGTTTTGATACATCAATAAATATAGTTACAGAATGTATAGACAGGCTTCATACAACAGCAGAATCACATAATAGGATAATGATTGTTGAGGTCATGGGTAGACACGCTGGATGGATTGCAACCTATGGTGGTTTAGCAGGTGGCGCTGATTATATATTAATACCTGAAATCCCAATAGATATAGATGATGTTGTTGAATCTATCAAAAGAAGACATAAAAGAGGAAAAGATTTTAGTATTATAGTAGTTGCAGAGGGTGCTACTTTTAAAGAGGGTACTCATTTTGTTCAAGAGAAAGAAGTAGATGAGTTTGGCCATGTAAAACTTGGTGGCATTGGTAATACTTTAGGGGATTTACTCAAAGAGAGATTACATTATGATATAAGGGTGGTAGTATTAGGCCATATTCAAAGAGGTGGTGCGCCAAGTGCATTTGATAGGATTTTAGCAACTAGGTTTGGAATAAAAGCTTATGAATTAGTGAAAGATGGAAAATTTGGCCATATGTGTGCTTTAAGTGGCAATAAGATTATAGATGTACCCTTAGAAAGAGCAGTTAATGCGTTAAAAACAGTGGATATGGATATATATAATATGTCTAAAATATTCTTTGGCTAA
- a CDS encoding PTS transporter subunit IIC, which produces MTDILFWLKSVITALGVSVLLPILIFTILVILKVNIKNSLFQAIKLGVGFQGIILIINAYVSFITPVFEKMIKITGIDLPVLDIGWAPTMVVSYATTLGVVYIGVGIILQLFLFFIKWTNILQITDVVNIYSYPIWGLITYQLTGNFILSICIMITINMFTLTISEVVAKRWSTYYKIPGGVCAIPHEVGTIPVTICTNFALNKLKLDRLNISTKTLKDKWGFLGSLYF; this is translated from the coding sequence GTGACTGACATATTATTTTGGTTAAAATCAGTTATAACTGCTCTTGGAGTATCTGTTCTACTCCCAATATTAATATTTACAATATTGGTTATTTTAAAAGTAAATATAAAGAACTCTTTGTTTCAAGCAATAAAGTTAGGCGTTGGATTTCAGGGGATAATATTAATAATTAATGCTTACGTTTCTTTTATTACACCTGTATTTGAAAAGATGATAAAAATAACAGGTATTGATTTACCTGTATTAGATATAGGGTGGGCACCTACAATGGTTGTCTCATATGCCACAACGCTGGGGGTTGTTTATATAGGTGTTGGTATAATTTTACAACTTTTCTTGTTTTTTATTAAATGGACTAATATATTGCAGATAACTGATGTAGTAAATATATATTCATATCCAATATGGGGTCTAATTACTTATCAGTTAACAGGTAATTTTATACTCTCGATTTGCATAATGATTACAATTAATATGTTCACCTTAACTATTTCTGAGGTTGTAGCAAAAAGATGGTCAACTTATTATAAGATTCCTGGTGGAGTGTGTGCAATACCTCATGAGGTTGGCACAATACCTGTTACAATTTGTACTAATTTTGCTTTAAACAAACTAAAATTAGATAGGTTAAATATTTCAACAAAGACCTTAAAGGATAAATGGGGGTTTTTGGGGAGCCTATATTTTTAG
- a CDS encoding NAD(P)-dependent oxidoreductase: MMKCLIIGDRGIPEQCFLEKFKYLEKYDVDFELANLDESMDDAAFYAHLRKIELEGPEDIKIREDLLKKVEEADIIAVHWTPVNKEFLSRAKKLKILALSRAGYENVNIDVAREKNIWIINAPGRNKEAVADHAITLFLAARRRIPLLHSKIKEGKWETFYPEKDLKNMTAGLIGFGNIGRESAKLLKGLGLKVLVYDPYANKNDIIKEGCSYASFNDLLSNSDVILMHARVSEESKHMINTQAFKKMKKKPIFVNNARSLLVDTNALISALEEGLISAAALDVFDEEPLSPNTPLLKFDNVVLTPHTSNTVQSLMYNGPSIIAKDIEKILKREKPQYCILSGREL, from the coding sequence ATGATGAAATGTTTAATAATAGGTGATAGAGGAATTCCTGAGCAATGTTTTTTAGAAAAATTTAAATATTTAGAGAAGTATGATGTTGATTTTGAGTTGGCAAATTTAGATGAGTCGATGGATGACGCTGCCTTTTATGCACATTTGAGAAAAATTGAATTAGAGGGTCCAGAAGATATTAAGATAAGAGAAGATTTGTTAAAAAAAGTTGAAGAAGCTGATATTATTGCAGTGCACTGGACTCCTGTTAATAAGGAGTTTTTATCAAGAGCAAAGAAATTAAAAATCTTAGCGCTTTCAAGAGCTGGATATGAAAATGTTAACATTGATGTCGCAAGAGAAAAAAATATATGGATAATCAATGCCCCTGGAAGGAATAAAGAAGCAGTTGCTGATCATGCTATTACTTTGTTCTTGGCAGCTAGAAGACGTATACCTTTATTGCACTCAAAGATTAAAGAAGGCAAGTGGGAAACCTTTTACCCTGAAAAAGATTTAAAGAATATGACTGCAGGACTTATTGGTTTTGGTAATATTGGTAGAGAAAGTGCAAAATTACTTAAAGGTTTGGGACTAAAGGTGTTAGTTTATGATCCATATGCTAATAAAAATGATATTATAAAAGAAGGTTGTAGTTATGCCTCCTTTAATGATTTATTGAGTAATTCTGATGTTATATTAATGCATGCAAGGGTGAGTGAAGAAAGTAAACATATGATAAATACCCAGGCCTTTAAAAAGATGAAAAAGAAGCCTATTTTTGTTAACAATGCAAGATCTCTTTTAGTTGATACTAACGCTTTGATCTCTGCTTTAGAGGAAGGATTAATCTCAGCGGCAGCTTTAGATGTATTTGACGAAGAGCCGTTATCTCCTAATACCCCTCTATTAAAATTTGATAATGTTGTTTTGACACCACATACCTCTAATACTGTCCAGAGCTTAATGTATAATGGCCCATCAATTATAGCTAAGGATATAGAAAAAATTTTAAAAAGGGAAAAACCTCAATATTGTATTCTTAGTGGAAGAGAGTTGTGA